The Candidatus Dormiibacterota bacterium genome contains a region encoding:
- a CDS encoding NB-ARC domain-containing protein produces the protein MSNDAKARAPRTPGPSPGRRLQALAYTLVTTTIVLLLALFEWATERFISQHSRIASVAIEIAIVLIAALVFRPIHRWIEARVDAAFYHRRRIALEALKRFRHELTSFSDAGQLLRRVIEAVEHHLEARGCAVYLRRETFRAERSSFDEPASDVGPGDPLLVRLLSSGEPARPALLKSAAPGTHAFAMTVAGDLVGFLVVDCRQGEYDDEETQMLGGLAQDLGLALVALDPLLRRTAPRATNIPANLPPLIGRSRELEELRAALAQSRLVTITGAGGVGKTRIALQCASEALGSHEHGAWFVDLAPIADANLIAATILSSLNAAGGEAGGELARLLEYLRARDALIVIDNCEQLLAAASDIVAQIRANCPNVSLLATSRELLHLEGEHVYRLGSLRPEAAVELFTARAASVVPEFDASPYVAEIRSICEQLDGIPLAVELAAVRVRALSVAEILARLDERFRLLTSSARTALPRRQTLWATIEWSYDLLAAEEQSLFQRLFAFRGSFSLAAAAAVCTQNGRCDEYHVLDVLTSLSDKSLLTVARVPETRYRLLETIREFAGGKAAEQQARAIVSHQHAAYFASLASAAYHEFDSRLPPGWLERLAPDIDNFRAALQWTLEGPGDRRVGAQLAAECGPIFLRLEHLAEGLRWCEAALGVDSLERATAGRIEYVASMLQNNLGHDRLALASAERAVAHYRASTDVRGSIRALSQVAQQYAKAGRFEDAIGPADEAIDAARALNEPRVLIGVLRRCARSLPPSEIERARERYAEAMEIARSADDRDELWRVLDWWSASEFYAGCHERAIELAAAALKYVEGDSRLYIEINIAQYALSAGRLDDARPHVYRAVELARDLQHPIVLSMALAYASAFHADGDPQGAAVLLGYATARLRELDGSDDDEAFATVRKTVERALGDRPIGALLERGGRLRLEEALAIVASGSAGANDAVQCAHLGGDGVGTLLGK, from the coding sequence ATGTCGAACGACGCTAAGGCCCGGGCCCCGCGTACGCCGGGCCCGAGCCCGGGACGGCGCCTGCAGGCCTTAGCGTACACGCTCGTCACGACGACGATCGTGTTGCTGCTCGCGCTCTTCGAGTGGGCGACGGAACGCTTTATCTCCCAGCATTCGCGCATCGCGAGCGTCGCGATCGAGATCGCGATCGTCCTCATCGCGGCGCTGGTCTTCCGCCCGATCCACCGCTGGATTGAGGCGCGCGTCGATGCCGCGTTCTACCATCGCAGGCGTATCGCGCTTGAGGCACTCAAGCGTTTCCGACACGAGTTAACGTCGTTCAGCGACGCCGGGCAACTGCTGCGCCGCGTGATCGAAGCGGTCGAGCATCATCTCGAAGCGCGCGGATGCGCCGTATATCTTCGGCGCGAGACGTTTCGCGCGGAACGCTCGTCGTTCGACGAGCCGGCAAGCGACGTCGGCCCGGGCGACCCGCTATTAGTTCGGCTGCTATCGAGCGGTGAACCCGCGCGGCCGGCGCTTCTAAAATCGGCGGCGCCCGGGACGCACGCATTCGCGATGACGGTGGCGGGCGACTTGGTTGGGTTTCTGGTGGTCGATTGCCGGCAAGGCGAGTACGACGATGAGGAGACGCAAATGCTCGGGGGGCTCGCGCAGGATCTGGGCCTCGCGCTCGTCGCGCTCGATCCGCTCCTTCGACGTACGGCGCCCCGCGCGACGAACATTCCGGCGAATCTACCACCGTTGATCGGCCGAAGCCGCGAGCTCGAAGAGCTTCGCGCCGCGCTCGCGCAGTCTCGATTGGTGACCATTACCGGGGCCGGTGGCGTTGGAAAGACGCGCATCGCCCTCCAGTGCGCGTCCGAAGCGCTCGGGAGCCACGAACACGGCGCATGGTTCGTCGATCTCGCGCCGATCGCCGATGCGAACCTGATCGCGGCGACGATCCTTTCGTCGTTGAACGCAGCCGGCGGTGAAGCCGGCGGCGAACTCGCGCGCCTGCTCGAATATCTGCGCGCGCGCGATGCCCTGATCGTGATCGATAACTGCGAACAGCTTCTCGCCGCGGCGTCCGATATCGTCGCGCAGATTCGCGCCAACTGCCCGAACGTCTCGCTGTTGGCGACGAGTCGCGAACTGCTCCATCTCGAGGGCGAGCACGTCTATCGGCTTGGCTCGCTGCGCCCGGAGGCGGCAGTCGAACTCTTTACGGCGCGCGCCGCCTCGGTGGTTCCGGAGTTCGACGCGTCCCCATACGTTGCGGAAATTCGTAGCATCTGCGAGCAACTCGACGGCATCCCGCTCGCGGTCGAACTCGCCGCCGTGCGCGTGCGCGCGCTTAGCGTCGCGGAGATCCTCGCCCGTCTGGACGAACGCTTTCGTCTGCTGACGTCGAGCGCGCGCACCGCGCTGCCGCGCCGGCAGACGCTCTGGGCTACGATCGAATGGAGCTACGATTTGCTCGCTGCCGAAGAGCAGTCGCTCTTCCAGCGGCTCTTCGCGTTTCGCGGGAGCTTCTCGCTCGCAGCGGCCGCGGCCGTCTGCACGCAGAACGGGCGCTGCGACGAGTACCACGTGCTGGACGTCTTAACGTCGCTCTCCGATAAATCGCTTCTGACCGTAGCGCGCGTGCCCGAGACGCGTTACCGTTTGCTCGAGACCATTCGAGAATTCGCAGGAGGAAAGGCCGCCGAACAGCAGGCGCGCGCGATCGTCTCGCACCAGCACGCCGCATACTTTGCAAGCCTCGCTTCGGCTGCCTATCACGAGTTCGATTCGCGTCTTCCGCCCGGCTGGCTGGAACGGCTCGCGCCCGACATCGATAACTTTCGCGCTGCGTTGCAGTGGACGCTCGAAGGCCCGGGCGATCGGCGAGTCGGCGCGCAACTCGCGGCGGAGTGCGGACCGATTTTTCTGCGTCTCGAGCATTTGGCCGAAGGCCTGCGCTGGTGCGAAGCCGCCCTCGGGGTCGATAGTCTGGAGCGCGCAACCGCCGGCCGCATCGAATACGTTGCCTCGATGCTGCAGAACAACCTCGGGCACGACCGGCTCGCTCTGGCGAGTGCGGAGCGTGCGGTAGCACATTACCGCGCATCTACCGACGTGCGCGGATCGATCCGCGCGCTCTCGCAAGTTGCACAGCAGTACGCGAAGGCGGGGCGTTTTGAGGATGCGATTGGCCCGGCCGATGAAGCGATCGATGCCGCACGCGCATTGAACGAACCCCGCGTGCTGATCGGCGTGCTCCGACGATGCGCCCGTTCGCTCCCTCCTTCCGAGATCGAGCGCGCGCGCGAACGTTACGCCGAGGCGATGGAAATCGCACGATCGGCCGACGACCGCGACGAACTCTGGCGGGTGCTCGATTGGTGGTCGGCGAGCGAGTTTTACGCCGGCTGCCACGAGCGCGCGATCGAATTAGCCGCCGCGGCGCTCAAATATGTCGAGGGCGACTCGCGGCTTTACATCGAGATCAATATCGCGCAGTATGCCCTCTCAGCCGGTCGTCTCGACGACGCGCGACCGCACGTATATCGGGCTGTGGAGCTAGCGCGCGACCTCCAACACCCCATCGTTCTCTCGATGGCGCTTGCGTACGCGTCTGCGTTCCATGCGGATGGCGATCCGCAGGGGGCGGCAGTTCTGCTGGGATATGCCACGGCACGCTTGCGCGAATTGGATGGGAGCGATGACGATGAGGCGTTCGCGACGGTGAGGAAAACCGTCGAGCGTGCGCTTGGCGATCGTCCCATCGGCGCGTTATTGGAGCGCGGCGGCCGCCTGCGCCTCGAAGAGGCGCTGGCGATCGTCGCATCGGGATCAGCAGGGGCTAATGACGCCGTTCAATGTGCGCATCTGGGTGGTGACGGTGTCGGTACACTGCTGGGTAAGTGA